CAGCATCAATGTTGGTAGGAAATAATATTCTTAAACGATGATCCTTTACTGTATTTTTTAACTCGGTCCTGAATTCAAGAATGGGTGAATCGACTTCCAAGGTCAACCAACTGACCAGGGGGAAATCTCTTAATGTTGAGGAACGAGTTTTTCGGTCATCTGTAAGAGACTCGGGTAATCGTAAAATTAAACTTACCTTGATCACCACTTTTAGCATACTTTGCTCAACAACTTCAATGTTCGCCTTAATCTTTTGGTTAGTAATGATACCATCATTTTCTGGGAAGGAATAATTATATTCATCCCCAGCATCAGCCCCATCGGATATAATATTCAGATTTTTATAACAACACTCGTTTATTTTATCAAACACATCTATACTTCCATTTTCCTTTATCTTCACCTGCAAATAGCGATTCTCTAATATATTATTATTTACTACTACTTTATCTGATAGAAAATTAAGCTGATTTTTTCTATTCTGCCCTCGGCTGGTTTTTGTATAGATTGTTTTATACCCCAATGGTGGAATATTATTTACGTAAATATGAAGATGGTCTTTATTCCCTTTTTGATGGACAAAAACCCTTCTTCCTGAATCAATTATTTCAAAACAATCCTCCTTGGTAATAACAGTAATAATCTTATCCCGCATCTTAAGGGAGGGATTAAAAATTATATATGCTTCTGCATCGGCAAAGCCAGCAGAAGTATTTATATTTAGTACCAGCTCTTTTAATTCATCTTCAGTTATCTTTTTAGTAGAACTAATAACCTCACTAAATCTTGTTTCCATATCAGTGTGAACATCATCAATACTAACTCCACAGATATTATCATGAGGATGATTTTTCAATAGCGTTTTCCAAATGTTGGTTAATCTATTATTATTATATTTTCCTCCATTTAACCAGGATAAAATTGAAAGCGGTTCGACGTGTTTTTCCAATGATTGCTGACAAATATCATTCATACATTTTAGATAGATTCGTGAAGAAAGAGTGCCAGGGAATACGGAAATAAACCGTCCGTTATAAAGAGCACCTTTTAAAACTTTCAACTTGGGAGAATTTTTACGGATAGCTTCTATATATTCTTGGGGAGTACTTTGTTTTACTCTAATATCGGTAAAGAATAATTTTTTTAATACTGGAAAAAAATCATCCGGGAATATCTCCTGATCATAACCGTTCATTAAAAGTACGTTGGAAGTAGTTGCAAAGGGATAGACCTTTCTAACCTCATTTTCAATTCTTTCCTTTATAATTTCTTTATATTCACCCAATCGCATGGCATTCCTGTAGCTGCTTAGAAGATAAACTGAAGTTAGTCGTGTCCCATCCGGGCTTTCCCATAAAAATTCAGAATTGATACAAGAAGGATCCATCCCCACTCCACGCCATAGGAAAAGACCTTTTATCTTAAATTTTTTATGAATCTGAGCTGTTTGAGAGATCTGTCCAAAATTATCTAACAGCCAGCCTACCTTCATTATTCCTCCCAATTTTTCCCCTATTTTATTACCAATCAACAAATTCCTAACCAAAGACTCTCCGCTTACCAGCTGCCAATCAGGTTGAAGGTAGTAAGGCCCAATCAACAATCGTCCCTCTTGAATATATTTCTTTAGTCTTTTTTGATATTTCCCGCTATTTTTCCCCTGTTTTTTTAGTTGATCGAAAAAATCTTCAATAATTAAAGTTTGTCCGTCTAAAACAAATTTATAATTGCTCTCTTTCTGTAAGAGCTTAAATAATGAATCAAAAAATGGTATTAACCATTCGGTAGTGTATTTACTGTTTAAAAACCACTCACGATCCCAATGGGTATGAGAAATAACATGAGCATTGATTACTTCTGACATTTATTTGATATCCTCTCCTCATTCCAGTTTTCTACCGTTTAGTTACCAAAAAGAGTCTCTAAATATTTTCTCAAGGCTGTTAACGAATAAAGCTGCTTACCCAAGTCAAAATTATATTCTACCGTCTTTTTCCTGTAAGATAAATCTGTAAGCACTTTAATGGCTTCTTTTGTTGCGCTTTTTATAATCGAAGGATCTATCTGGTATAATCCCCGGTCTTCTTTTCCTATTAATTTGTCACCAAGAGAAATGATTTTAAAACCATTTGGTTTAATATCTCTCTTATATACCTCGTATTCAAATACCACAACAGGAAGCTTAGCCTTTATTGCTTCTAAAAATTGATTCCCCCATCCTTCATACAAACTGGGATAGGTCACTAAATCCGCGAAAAGATAAGTATCCCATAAAGAATAAATTTTTTTACTGTTTTTTACCTTCCTTTCGGTGTCAACCATATCGCTAATAAACAAGGCTTCAATATTATCTTTCTTAATCTTTTCTTTTAATAATCTAAAATATCCCATATCTTCTATTAAATTAGGGAACACTAAAACTACTTTACTTTTTTCATCTATTTCCCTTCCGTCATATAATCCATTTTCTTTTAATAGCGCCATATTATCGGGCTTGGTTAATTCCTTTACCAAATCAATAGCTAATTCAATTCCTTTTCGAGGAATGATTCGAGTAGCCTGAAGAATGATAATATCTTTTTGATTAAGGCCTAAACTCTTTTTAAAGTCATCATTATAATCATCGATCTTCCATTCGGGTCCTTCAAAATCAAAAATATTGGGCACTACAACCGAATGAACCCCTTTTCTCTTTTTTAATTCATCCCGAGCGAGTGTATTTATTACGGAATGAGTGATCAATTGATTATTAGGAGGAAAATAGGAAAGCAGGATTTTCTTGATTGTTTCACAAGTGGGATAACTAAAATGGTTTCTTTCCCAAAAAAAATCATGATGATGAGAAATGGTTTTAATGCCGGTTGATTCAATGACTCTATAAAGGGCAATTGCTGCAGGAATATTTAAAGGGAGGGACCAAACATTTTCTACATCCAATAAGTCAATCGAAAATTTTCTAATGAAAGAATAAATTTTTTCTTCTATTTGATAAACAATTTTGTATATTTCCCCACAAAGCGCTTCTTCGGAAGGGAAATCACTAAGAGAATGAAAAGAGTTATTATAAATTTTATTTATTTCCGGTTGGTCATACCGAAGCTTAGGAATGATCGTGGCATCCTGGTTGGGATCTTCGCCAGCAAGGAGGTAAACTTTATGTCCTATCTTCTCTAAAACATCTTTCCATTTCTCTATTTCCAAAGATACACCGTCAGTTAATCCAACTCTAAAATGACATATACCTATTCTAGCCAAAAATAAATCTCCTATTTATTGAATATTTTTCTTCTAATAAAAATTGTTAAACTGGCTTCTAAATTTCATCTCCTAAAATATTGCTTTGCGTGTATCTTTTTCAAATAGATGGATCCGGGAAAGATCAAACAATACTTCAAGCTCTTTACCTTCCTCTATCTTCAAATCGCCTGGAGTTTTCATCACAAGCAATCCGAATTCTTTTTCTAAATGGATAACGGTATCCGACCGTAACAATTCGGCAAAGTAAATTTTTCCTTTTGTGGATACTACTTTGTCTGTTTGTACACTACCAGCAACATAAATATGTTCCGGTCTAATGCCTAAGATATAATTACGTTTATCTGAAATTTGGGATACTTTGTCTTTCAATATATCCAATAAAGGTACTTCTAAGCCCTTTGTTTCCAAATAAAACTTTTCCTTCTTATGTATCAATTCAACCTCAATGGAATTCATTTGTGGTGAACCAATAAATCCAGCTACAAAGGTATTTACCGGATTATGATAAATCTCATCAGAACTACCAAACTGCTGGATGATGCCTTGTTCTAAAACAGCAATTCGATCGCCCATTGTCATTGCTTCTACTTGGTCATGAGTAACATAAATAGTCG
This is a stretch of genomic DNA from Candidatus Atribacteria bacterium. It encodes these proteins:
- a CDS encoding glycosyltransferase, whose product is MGICHFRVGLTDGVSLEIEKWKDVLEKIGHKVYLLAGEDPNQDATIIPKLRYDQPEINKIYNNSFHSLSDFPSEEALCGEIYKIVYQIEEKIYSFIRKFSIDLLDVENVWSLPLNIPAAIALYRVIESTGIKTISHHHDFFWERNHFSYPTCETIKKILLSYFPPNNQLITHSVINTLARDELKKRKGVHSVVVPNIFDFEGPEWKIDDYNDDFKKSLGLNQKDIIILQATRIIPRKGIELAIDLVKELTKPDNMALLKENGLYDGREIDEKSKVVLVFPNLIEDMGYFRLLKEKIKKDNIEALFISDMVDTERKVKNSKKIYSLWDTYLFADLVTYPSLYEGWGNQFLEAIKAKLPVVVFEYEVYKRDIKPNGFKIISLGDKLIGKEDRGLYQIDPSIIKSATKEAIKVLTDLSYRKKTVEYNFDLGKQLYSLTALRKYLETLFGN